The following proteins are encoded in a genomic region of Zea mays cultivar B73 chromosome 9, Zm-B73-REFERENCE-NAM-5.0, whole genome shotgun sequence:
- the LOC100277450 gene encoding uncharacterized protein, whose translation MAGMAAAAVGSASSSSGPAVMLLCGKAEKVLGVQKAPGSCPYCGGVVAATDVEAEWALCCLPLCRRTKRRFACTACARRLVTYPAILHD comes from the coding sequence ATGGCGGGGATGGCCGCGGCCGCAGTAGggtcggcgtcgtcgtcgtccggCCCGGCGGTTATGCTGCTGTGCGGCAAGGCGGAGAAGGTGCTGGgcgtgcagaaggcgcccgggagcTGCCCCTACTGCGGCGGCGTGGTGGCGGCCACGGACGTGGAGGCCGAGTGGGCGCTCTGCTGCCTGCCGCTCTGCCGCAGGACCAAGCGGAGGTTCGCCTGCACCGCCTGCGCCAGGCGCCTCGTCACCTACCCGGCTATCCTGCATGACTAG